Below is a genomic region from Pectobacterium polaris.
CCCCCAGCGTCTGCGCTTTAATCAGCGTTTCCTGCGGTATGTTGCGGGCGCGCTGTTCGAGATCGCGCGCCAGCATCGGCGTAACGCCAATCACGATCAGCATCACTTTCGAGAGTTCATCCAGCCCGAAGATGATGAAAAGAATGGGCAAAATCGCCAGCGGTGGGATCATCGACAGCACGGTCATCAGCGGCGAGAGCGACGCACGGAACAGCGGAAAAGCCCCGGCTGCAATCCCGAACAGCAGGCTCAACAGGCTGGCGATCCCCAGCCCCAGTGCGAGGCGCACCAGACTGGCCTGCGTATCCAGCCAGAACAGGTAATCACCGCTGCGTTTATCCTCGGTGAATGCCATACGCTGAATCGCCTCGGCCATTTGCCCAAGACTCGGCAGGAGTTTGTCATTGGGGTTGTCCTCCAGCCGCAGCGCCGACCCGATGAGGTACAGCACCAGCAGCACGACAAACGGCAGCAGGACCAGCAACAGCCGTCCCCCCGACTGGGGTAGCGATTGATCAAGCGCACGATAGTCTCTCCAGTTTGCGGGTCAGAGTTTGTTCTCTGCGGCCAGACGCACGAAGGTGTCGTCAAAGCGCAATTTCACATTGGCGCTGTCACCCTGTGTAATCTGTCCGGGGAACGTCATACCGATAAAATCTGCGCTCTGTGCGCCAGTACCGAGTAGCCCTTTGTCGAAGGAGAAATCGGCCACTCGCTTCATGGTGTTAGGGAGATCCGAGCTGGTCAGAAACGCCAGATTGTCCTGTGGGGAATAAAACAGATGAGTAGTTTTTAGCTGCGCCTGATAGCCGGCTAAATCGGTACCGGAAGCCGCCGCCATTGACTCCAGCGCCGGTTTGTCGCCCGCCTTCATCAGCGCCATCATTTCAAACCAGGCACCAGCCAGCGCTTTGCCCAACGCCGGATTGTCCTGTAGCGTCTGCGTGTTCACGACCATCATGTCGATCAGCTCACCGGGGATCTGGCCGGACTGAAAGACTTCCGTGGTGTCCGGCTGGCTTTTGATTGCTGAAAGTTGGGGATTCCAGGCGACGGCGGCCTGCACGCTGCGGGTGGCGAAGGCCGCGACAATATCGGCATCCGACGTGTTGACAACGGTGACATCTCGCTCCCGCAATCCGGCCGTTTCAAGACCGCGCACTAGCAGGTAATGCGAGACAGAGAGTTCAGGCAGGTTAACCTTCATCCCACGCAAATCGCTCAGCGTTTTCCCTTTGCCTTTGAGCACGATGCCATCGTTACCTGCGGAGAAACTGCCGAGCAGCAGCGCCGTGGTATCCACACCGCCCGCGGCCGGAATCGTCAGGGCATCCATGTTGGTCATCGTGCAACCGTCAAATTGCCCGGCAGTGTATTGATTGATCGACTCGACGTAGTCGTTAAGCTGGGTGACCTTAATCTTGATGCCGTACTTGTCGGCCCATTTATCGATAATGCCCTGCGTGCCGATGAATCCCCACGGCATCCATCCGGCATAGATCGTCCAGCACACGTTGAATTGCGTTTTAGGCGCAGCCTGAGAAGGGAAACTCAGCAGCGCTGAGAGACTGAGGACGCAAACGCCCAGTAAACGAGATAGGTTCATGCCAGACCTCCGGTTGAGTAGGAAAAAAGCGGGAACAGCGCGACACCATGGGTGTTGCTGTCTCCCGGGCTTTTGTCCCGCCGTGTAACCTCAACTGGAGGTCGCCAGCTCTCGGACCAGACATCCATATGGTATGGATCGGAACCCTAGCCAGCTATTCAGGTTGTTCAGCGCCATGCGTGGTGCTGTCCCGAATAGAGAAAAGCAAAATGCGTGCCAGCACCGAAATTGCCGGTACGGCTGTGGTTTATAGGGAGAATGATGTGGGGAAGCACGCCGCTATCGCGCTATCGCGGTGCAGTAGCACAGCGAGTACGCTTCACGGCAGTGCAGCAAGAATTAGCGGATGCGGGGCTTAGTGTGCAGCACGGCTGGCTGCTATCTTTTCCAACAGCGCACTAAACGTGGCTTGTTCGTCAGGGGACAGCGCCTGAAGCATCTGCACCTCAATCTGCTTTTCCTGATGCAGAAAAACCTGCGTAAACGCGACGCCTTTATCGGACAAACTGAGCCACACGCTGCGGCCGTCATCCGGGTTATCGATCTTGCGGACATAATCGCGTTTGACCAGCTCCGCTACCATTCGGGTGATCTGCGCCTTATCCCGACAGACCCTTTTCGCCAGCGACTGAGGCGTAATGCGCCCTTCCATCGCGATGATCTTACATAAGCGGATATGCACCACATCCAGACTAATGTCGTGCGCTTTCATCTGTTCCTGCATCTGTGCCTTATAGCTTTCTAATAAGGCAAAAAGGGGTTTCATCATGCTTTATTGACTCAGTCAACCAATGATCATATAGTTGATTTTATCAACTATCTATCACGAGTTCAATTTACCGAGGCCACAATGGGAAATATCTATCAAATTACGGTGGAAGAAAAAGCCGAGCAGCAGCGCACGCTGTCGTTTGAATGCGCAATTCACGATGATGTGTTCAAGATTCTTGAAAAAGTCGATGGCAAGATGGACATGACGCCGGAACAGACTCAGGCCTTTATTGTGGGTTTGAAGCTATTTAGCGAAGTGATGATGCAGAATAGAAAGCACCCGCTGTTTAAGGAATTCGCCGCCCCATTCAGAGAATTCATGCTTAATCTTAAGAAGCAGTGAGATACAAGGTTGCGCAGCAAAAATGATGCTCCCCACGCCGTGAAAACACCAGCGTGGGGAGCGTGACGTCTTACTCTGCCAGATCGAAACGATCCGCATTCATCACTTTCACCCAGGCAGCAACAAAGTCATTCACAAACTTCTCTTTGCTGTCGTCCTGTGCGTAAACCTCAGCGTAAGCGCGCAGAATGGAATTGGAACCAAAGACCAGATCCAGACGCGTCGCAGTCCATTTGACTTCACCCGTTTTACGGTCGCGGATTTCATACAGGTCTTTACGGTATGGCTTCCACGTGTATTTCATATCGGTCAGGTTGACGAAGAAATCATTCGTCAGCGCCCCTTCACGATTCGTAAATACGCCGTGTTTGGTGCCGCCGTAGTTGGTCCCCAGCACACGCAGGCCGCCAACCAGCACCGTCATCTCTTTCGCCGTCAGCCCCATCAGTTGGGTACGATCGAGCATCAGCTCTTCCACGCTCACGGCATAGTCTTTCTTCAGCCAGTTACGGTAACCATCGTGGATAGGTTCAAGGACGTCAAAAGACTCTGCATCGGTCAGGGCGTCGGTGGTGTCGCCGCGTCCCGGCGCAAAAGGCACTGTCACATGCACGCCAGCCGCTTTAGCCGCTTTCTCAATCCCTACATTACCCGCCAGCACAATGGTATCGGCCACGCTGGCCCCCGTTGCGGCGGCAATACTTTCCAGAACGACTAACACACGCGCCAGACGATCAGGTTCGTTCCCTACCCAGTCTTTCTGCGGGGCGAGGCGAATACGCGCGCCGTTGGCACCGCCGCGCATATCGGAACCACGGAATGTACGGGCGCTGTCCCAAGCGGTTGCGACCAGTTCACTGATGGAAAGGCTACTTTCTGCAATGCGTGCTTTGACCACATCAACATCATAGTCGGTACGGCCAGCCGGAACCGGATCCTGCCACAGTAAATCTTCCTGCGGCGCATCTGGACCCACGTAGCGCGCTTTCGGCCCCATATCGCGGTGCGTCAGTTTGAACCATGCTCGGGCAAACACTTCGGAGAAGTAAGCCTGATCCTGATAGAAACGTTCGGAAATCTTGCGATATTCCGGGTCAACTTTCAGCGCCATGTCGGCATCGGTCATCATCGGATTGTAGCGGATAGACGGATCTTCAACATCAACCGGTTTGTCTTCTTCTTTAATGCTGACAGGCTCCCACTGCGATGCACCGGCCGGGCTCTTTCTCAGTTCCCATTCGTGATTCAACAGCATGTGGAAGAAGCCGTTATCCCATTGCGTCGGATGCGTTGTCCAGGCTCCTTCCAGCCCGCTGGTGACGGTGTAGCGCCCTTTGCCCGATCCCGTCGGGTTATGCCAGCCGAGACCTTGTTCCTCAACATCTGCACTTTCTGGTGCCGCCCCCAGCAGGCTGGCATCACCATTGCCGTGCGTTTTACCTACCGTATGCCCACCTGCCGTCAGCGCAACAGTTTCTTCATCATTCATCGCCATACGGGAGAACGTCACGCGCATATCCTGTGCGGTACGCAGCGGATCGGGATTACCATCGACGCCTTCTGGGTTAACGTAAATCAGCCCCATTTGTACGGCCGCCAGCGGGTTTTCCAGCGAAGTACGATCGTCGCTGCCATAGCGCCCCGTGCTCTTTGCCAGCCACTCTTTTTCCGAACCCCAGTAGGTGTCTTTTTCCGGGTGCCAGATGTCTTCACGACCAAAAGCGAAACCAAATGTTTTCAGCCCCATAGATTCATACGCGATATTGCCCGCCAGAATAATCAGGTCCGCCCAGCTGAGTTTATTGCCGTATTTTCTTTTGATGGGCCACAGTAAGCGGCGCGCTTTATCGAGACTGACGTTATCTGGCCAGGAGTTAAGCGGTGCAAAACGCTGGTTACCGGTTCCGCCGCCGCCGCGACCATCGGTCGTACGGTAGGAGCCCGCCGAGTGCCAGGCCATACGAATCATCAGGCC
It encodes:
- a CDS encoding putative urea ABC transporter substrate-binding protein, translating into MNLSRLLGVCVLSLSALLSFPSQAAPKTQFNVCWTIYAGWMPWGFIGTQGIIDKWADKYGIKIKVTQLNDYVESINQYTAGQFDGCTMTNMDALTIPAAGGVDTTALLLGSFSAGNDGIVLKGKGKTLSDLRGMKVNLPELSVSHYLLVRGLETAGLRERDVTVVNTSDADIVAAFATRSVQAAVAWNPQLSAIKSQPDTTEVFQSGQIPGELIDMMVVNTQTLQDNPALGKALAGAWFEMMALMKAGDKPALESMAAASGTDLAGYQAQLKTTHLFYSPQDNLAFLTSSDLPNTMKRVADFSFDKGLLGTGAQSADFIGMTFPGQITQGDSANVKLRFDDTFVRLAAENKL
- a CDS encoding MarR family winged helix-turn-helix transcriptional regulator, whose protein sequence is MMKPLFALLESYKAQMQEQMKAHDISLDVVHIRLCKIIAMEGRITPQSLAKRVCRDKAQITRMVAELVKRDYVRKIDNPDDGRSVWLSLSDKGVAFTQVFLHQEKQIEVQMLQALSPDEQATFSALLEKIAASRAAH
- a CDS encoding DUF3861 domain-containing protein; the protein is MGNIYQITVEEKAEQQRTLSFECAIHDDVFKILEKVDGKMDMTPEQTQAFIVGLKLFSEVMMQNRKHPLFKEFAAPFREFMLNLKKQ
- the katG gene encoding catalase/peroxidase HPI, giving the protein MDENKTKPAGKCPVMHGGNTSTGSSNTDWWPNALNLDILHQHDTKTNPLGSDFSYRDALKTLDVDALKKDLHALMTDSQEWWPADWGHYGGLMIRMAWHSAGSYRTTDGRGGGGTGNQRFAPLNSWPDNVSLDKARRLLWPIKRKYGNKLSWADLIILAGNIAYESMGLKTFGFAFGREDIWHPEKDTYWGSEKEWLAKSTGRYGSDDRTSLENPLAAVQMGLIYVNPEGVDGNPDPLRTAQDMRVTFSRMAMNDEETVALTAGGHTVGKTHGNGDASLLGAAPESADVEEQGLGWHNPTGSGKGRYTVTSGLEGAWTTHPTQWDNGFFHMLLNHEWELRKSPAGASQWEPVSIKEEDKPVDVEDPSIRYNPMMTDADMALKVDPEYRKISERFYQDQAYFSEVFARAWFKLTHRDMGPKARYVGPDAPQEDLLWQDPVPAGRTDYDVDVVKARIAESSLSISELVATAWDSARTFRGSDMRGGANGARIRLAPQKDWVGNEPDRLARVLVVLESIAAATGASVADTIVLAGNVGIEKAAKAAGVHVTVPFAPGRGDTTDALTDAESFDVLEPIHDGYRNWLKKDYAVSVEELMLDRTQLMGLTAKEMTVLVGGLRVLGTNYGGTKHGVFTNREGALTNDFFVNLTDMKYTWKPYRKDLYEIRDRKTGEVKWTATRLDLVFGSNSILRAYAEVYAQDDSKEKFVNDFVAAWVKVMNADRFDLAE